In Macrobrachium rosenbergii isolate ZJJX-2024 chromosome 48, ASM4041242v1, whole genome shotgun sequence, one DNA window encodes the following:
- the LOC136831036 gene encoding uncharacterized protein: protein MSKSQKTVESGTKSQKTMKSDSGRGSYMKVRPETKFQEACDAIRKGDLSVRQAAFQYGFSKSTLHDGVTRKHIKKSGGQTILTDEEEAIIVDRLLTLSQWGFPSDTFELRVLIKMYLDRRGVTIKRLKNNFPGCDWAHSFLKRHKNDLSQRMSQNIKVARAKVTPSIIRSYFRHLEATIENISPDNIINYDETNLSDDPGRKKVTVRRGCKYPERIMNSTKSSVSLMFGCTAFGKMLPPYVVYKAKHLYDSWTEGGPSNTRYNRTDSGWFDSTTFEDWFFKVILPYARSKEGKKLS from the coding sequence ATGTCAAAATCACAAAAGACAGTAGAAAGTGGTACTAAATCACAAAAGACAATGAAAAGTGATAGTGGTAGAGGTTCTTATATGAAAGTAAGGCCAGAGACAAAATTTCAGGAGGCGTGTGATGCCATTAGAAAGGGCGATCTCAGTGTGCGACAAGCGGCATTCCAGTATGGCTTCTCTAAGAGCACTCTACATGATGGTGTCACaagaaaacacataaagaaatcTGGAGGACAAACTATATTAACAGATGAAGAAGAAGCCATCATAGTAGACCGTTTACTTACTCTTTCACAGTGGGGCTTCCCTTCAGACACGTTTGAGTTGCGTGTGCTAATCAAGATGTATCTAGATAGGCGTGGTGTTACcattaaaagattaaagaataatTTCCCTGGTTGTGATTGGGCACATTCATTTTTGAAACGCCACAAAAATGATCTGTCGCAGCGCATGAGCCAGAACATTAAAGTGGCCAGAGCAAAGGTCACTCCCAGTATCATTCGTTCATACTTTAGACATTTGGAAGCAACCATTGAAAATATATCTCCTGATAATATCATCAATTATGATGAAACAAATCTGTCAGATGACCCTGGAAGGAAAAAAGTTACTGTTCGTAGAGGATGCAAATATCctgaaaggataatgaattcaacAAAGTCTTCAGTGTCACTAATGTTTGGTTGTACAGCATTTGGAAAAATGCTTCCTCCATACGTAGTTTACAAAGCAAAGCACCTCTATGACTCATGGACTGAAGGCGGACCTTCCAATACAAGATATAATCGTACTGATAGTGGGTGGTTTGACAGTACAACGTTTGAGGATTGGTTTTTCAAAGTAATCCTCCCTTATGCAagatcaaaagaaggaaaaaagttatcATAG